One Aquarana catesbeiana isolate 2022-GZ linkage group LG11, ASM4218655v1, whole genome shotgun sequence genomic window carries:
- the LOC141111841 gene encoding interferon-induced very large GTPase 1-like: protein MSGYKSSGSSADIDLTNKLKEIGLDPAYWLSILEECLGIHNIQSLNYIQPEECSVIEENIRYPWEKGALHKLFNIPDSSVKIAEVQEKRNQLINEKNKQALNVLAELKKMSSEGKCRQDDIVKKCVKEMWEILEVPSEYSALPEKSSLDLINYFENQISLREESFSKKENLTDEEVIQHSSGGLALEGIFQTKNEEDLFKKREPLLCIPEGFKLVGPEQSPIFEQKEFSSQKDESSFHRTVEKIGLSLSSSITAGFMGFGLKSSSNYNKSVESEHTSKQSDQHGYVCTTRYNYVPLASCYFSKDQLRLSPSALNALQEIETLIKIDSNAPILSTKCSDFFQRFGSHVNLGPIHFGGIFWWKASMEAIDSNKMEEAKKMTSEALNIYVGASYAGCGGDIDWSKTNTQGSVDITKTSNLKKDVQLSVTKTGGPSEADSLPQWKSGLLTKNKTWSVIDRGFQLIPVWEIIADNHNEFTENLKLGSCLIDHYRSETGLTTEMMIGEYLPNALEKANLFLQGVEFWNTSNAEQYLQELNDLKVELCKTSGCYSAWKIICLSDKNLQAFLVSVVEKFKDSPTEDTNLIKVLLKSLVEPHIYSIKTFPNRSHIMRWIYDSDKVEPERITVSDFKELLGILESSINDILQVTLKMNSSIDAQRQVKSKATMNISLSLYSFLSSLRRTNQVDTELLMLCIANNSGYCIKNYNFKNLLGCKEIEFLKHHMRETYKEYTDIRCQCSDRAQAFVLYKGLTSVGEYQEMSLEQKRERLHFMKKHMAGLISPDVDKIIEQYGGHHEWYKLEEDLRAFSYGESENTELKKNEIAAELNNICKEQKTSTKNDMTTDYSSRDKDFLLLLERLDLKKYYPQKMKNTDFHKICQPSLVEEQISEEKLLPLHFLQKLLMLDYRARYVQCQCNREPVHVNVMREEEDMDTADLLKLFLDVDKNEDLEQKISSSEQPIHPMDVQMSIFHCANDFMRQYLYTKLSFCQFALPLLVTLPSKSTIEFPLWTFQEIKKKWKIKGGESYDKFIKETEAPIISFIRLGPCSTSKSQLMNWLISKQRHDIFYHRHCRGSTENALLMNGMTEVAWYCPGGKEDDTFDDCIAFTNLHGDAREHNQQVKFLEEISSVIVILFTELDTKGKELLPRLLGSPKSLICLRPDKEKSLLTKGTKVQIGIKNQNEAELLQQISSAIKSLLAISKEKYSLAKCASIARKHGFVVDEDKELCKQGKEQAEYLLSLLKEKNVSAVKEEFLPLQGDLWKSWCKYDKEVTRLKQNINISIQQQQSNIESEKKAIRDKQLKRASPLNDFMRTFLENLHSDSQDSKMYFLRWFSMYLDDRSSKNLSGLYQKYHDLWSEIKKEKEKKDNNKEIIEKKERQLEKLSGTIDISTFGLEHILREIGQIYEASETCGRKNESFFQLPKVAANLMVSGYPIELMDGDAAHVPLRWVEAILDELIKILGDKKLYVLSVLGIQSTGKSTLLNAMFGLQFAVSAGRCTRGAFMQLLEVDKELRQEMNFDYVLVVDTEGLKAVELSKETALNHDNELATFVIGLGNLTLINFFGENPSEMQDILQIAVQAFLRMRKIKLQPSCVFVHQNVGEITAKEKNMEGRRRLQEKLDEMTLCAAQQEQCDVTCFNEVIKFDVYTHIYYFAHLWEGDPPMAPPNPSYSQNVQMLRRIILESGKQEGQCNILNISTFKSRLNDLWNALLYENFVFSFKNSLEIAAYNKLEVKYSQWTWKLREHMLTLQIQIRNQIHKDEIKKVEKVSLNMQFEGIYSTVQGEIKAFFDGERDREILDQWKAKTEIKVGEVKDELIKEILKKSEELIESKKNSKTINKLSEKYEDKMLSESKKLALSLQGRNVTEEELKEKFNTMWNSLITEVTKETFTPKPPEINCDLENVFLECFKNEPNIADTIKDSYKWEDLLQIFSKYIASKPKYPFWNEKLSDDDQKTIKRTIPILNKRMDEYMDKKLREKLDYQKVYFHELLNIIISEINITLETFKFRKEFTLYTSLFLCRKAAHKFQVISEAFRKANDPLVYLECKRNEFWESFKISCEGKKQITTLADFLCTKLEEATRQGVYEKSAIHLAEEVKSNNEALNGNRSKLEFCLLRSLAEDENFQQYINYIDDPKSAVTDFIQKCVKQYCEDKKNISEILNIKLDEFENIILKAINKSTTIVTDKKGDISEWLDTFCSQLGSDMNLSSRDLKSVKYQNITDIGFLKEAMTKALKTVLKKLKDLFSKCDLTHLVEMIHENLSKRFCGCWAKCPFCGAVCTNTFPGHDGDHSVHYHRPRALIGWKWKNTNHFSIEICTSLVSSDLCYVLDKDRSIPFKSYRDGGHPYNTWSITPDNSSLLYWKWVTYFFQGDFKNHHNLKFTGRGTIPSQWASIDKQEAIDELKKKM, encoded by the coding sequence TActagcagagttaaaaaaaatgtcatctgaAGGTAAATGTCGACAAGATGACATTGTTAAAAAGTGTGTAAAAGAAATGTGGGAGATTCTGGAAGTTCCTTCTGAATACTCTGCACTCCCTGAGAAATCATCGTTGGACCTTATAAACTACTTTGAAAATCAGATTTCCCTCAGAGAGGAGTCATTTTCCAAAAAAGAAAACCTAACGGATGAAGAGGTCAttcaacattcatctggaggtctAGCACTAGAGGGAATTTTCCAAACCAAAAATGAGGAAGATTTGTTTAAGAAACGTGAACCACTTCTGTGTATCCCAGAGGGCTTCAAACTTGTTGGACCTGAACAAAGTCCTATTTTTGAACAAAAAGAATTTTCCTCTCAGAAAGATGAATCAAGTTTTCATAGAACAGTTGAGAAAATCGGGTTAAGTTTAAGTAGCTCAATTACTGCAGGTTTCATGGGATTTGGTCTAAAAAGTAGTTCTAACTATAACAAGTCTGTAGAATCTGAGCACACAAGTAAACAGTCAGATCAACACGGCTACGTTTGCACCACCAGATATAATTACGTTCCTTTAGCATCCTGTTACTTCAGTAAGGATCAGCTGAGACTTTCTCCCTCTGCTCTAAATGCATTACAGGAGATAGAAACATTAATAAAAATTGATTCCAATGCACCAATTTTGTCAACAAAATGTTCCGATTTTTTCCAGAGGTTTGGCTCACATGTTAATCTTGGGCCAATACACTTTGGTGGGATATTCTGGTGGAAGGCATCCATGGAAGCAATAGACAGCAACAAGATGGAAGAAGCAAAAAAGATGACATCTGAAGCCCTGAATATATATGTGGGTGCCAGTTATGCTGGATGTGGAGGAGATATTGACTGGTCAAAAACAAATACACAGGGATCTGTGGACATTACAAAAACATCCAATCTTAAGAAAGATGTTCAATTGTCTGTTACTAAAACTGGGGGCCCATCAGAGGCCGATTCTCTCCCACAATGGAAATCTGGTTTATTAACCAAGAACAAAACCTGGAGTGTCATAGATCGTGGATTTCAACTGATACCAGTGTGGGAGATTATTGCGGACAATCACAATGAGTTTACAGAAAATTTAAAACTTGGTTCCTGTTTGATTGACCATTACAGGTCAGAGACTGGTCTCACCACAGAAATGATGATTGGAGAATATTTACCAAATGCTTTAGAAAAAGCAAATTTATTCTTGCAGGGTGTGGAGTTCTGGAACACAAGTAATGCAGAACAATACTTACAGGAGTTAAATGACTTGAAAGTGGAACTCTGTAAAACATCAGGATGTTACAGTGCTTGGAAAATTATTTGTCTGTCAGATAAAAACCTGCAAGCATTTTTAGTAAGTGTTGTTGAAAAATTCAAAGACAGTCCTACAGAAGACACAAATCTTATAAAAGTTTTACTGAAATCCTTAGTGGAGCCTCACATTTATTCCATCAAAACATTTCCAAATCGTTCACATATTATGAGATGGATATATGACTCTGACAAGGTTGAACCTGAAAGAATTACTGTTTCCGATTTCAAAGAACTTCTTGGTATTTTGGAGAGTTCTATTAATGACATTCTCCAAGTTACTCTCAAAATGAACTCATCCATCGATGCCCAACGTCAAGTAAAGAGTAAAGCTACAATGAACATTAGTCTTTCACTATATTCCTTTCTAAGCTCCCTAAGGAGAACCAATCAAGTGGACACAGAATTACTGATGCTCTGCATTGCCAACAACTCTGGATACTGTATTAAAAACTACAACTTTAAAAATCTTTTAGGATGTAAAGAAATTGAGTTTCTAAAACATCACATGCGAGAAACCTATAAGGAGTACACAGACATCAGATGTCAGTGCTCTGATCGGGCTCAAGCATTCGTCCTGTACAAAGGTCTGACATCTGTAGGTGAATACCAAGAAATGTCTCTAGAACAGAAAAGAGAACGTCTACATTTTATGAAGAAACACATGGCAGGACTTATTTCTCCTGATGTTGATAAAATAATTGAACAATATGGAGGACATCATGAATGGTACAAATTAGAAGAAGACCTCAGAGCATTTAGCTATGGGGAATCAGAAAACACAGAACTGAAAAAAAATGAGATTGCTGCTGAGCTGAATAATATATGCAAGGAACAAAAAACctctactaaaaatgatatgacaaCTGATTACAGCAGCAGAGACAAAGACTTTTTACTACTGCTGGAGAGACTGGATCTTAAAAAGTATTACCCACAGAAAATGAAGAATACTGATTTTCATAAGATTTGTCAACCTTCTTTGGTTGAAGAACAGATTTCTGAAGAAAAACTACTTCCCCTCCATTTCCTGCAGAAATTACTTATGTTGGACTATCGTGCAAGATATGTGCAGTGTCAATGCAATAGAGAACCTGTCCATGTAAATGTGATGAGAGAAGAAGAAGACATGGACACAGCTGATCTTTTAAAACTATTTCTAGATGTTGATAAAAATGAAGATTTGGAGCAGAAAATTTCAAGTAGTGAACAACCTATTCACCCAATGGATGTCCAAATGTCAATTTTCCATTGTGCTAATGATTTCATGAGACAATATCTTTACACAAAACTTTCATTTTGTCAGTTTGCTCTTCCACTTTTAGTAACTCTACCTAGTAAAAGTACTATAGAGTTCCCACTTTGGACTTTTCAGGAAATtaaaaagaagtggaaaattaaAGGTGGAGAATCTTATGACAAGTTCATTAAGGAAACTGAGGCTCCCATTATATCCTTCATTCGTCTTGGTCCATGTTCTACCTCTAAATCACAGTTAATGAACTGGCTGATTAGTAAACAAAGGCATGATATCTTCTATCATAGACATTGCAGAGGAAGCACAGAAAATGCTTTATTGATGAATGGAATGACAGAGGTTGCCTGGTATTGTCCAGGTGGAAAAGAGGATGACACATTTGATGACTGCATTGCATTCACCAATCTACATGGTGATGCCAGAGAACATAACCAGCAAGTGAAATTCTTAGAAGAAATTTCCTCAGTCATTGTCATTCTATTTACTGAGTTGGATACAAAAGGGAAAGAACTGTTACCGAGGCTATTAGGATCCCCAAAATCACTAATTTGCCTGCGTCCAGACAAAGAAAAGTCTCTTTTAACTAAAGGAACTAAAGTACAGATAGGTATAAAAAATCAAAATGAAGCAGAATTGTTACAACAAATATCAAGTGCTATAAAATCTTTGTTGgctatttcaaaggaaaaatattCACTTGCTAAATGTGCCAGTATTGCCAGGAAACATGGATTTGTAGTGGATGAAGACAAAGAACTGTGCAAACAAGGAAAGGAACAAGCAGAGTATTTACTatcattgttaaaagaaaaaaatgtatcagCCGTGAAGGAGGAATTTCTGCCTCTGCAAGGAGATCTCTGGAAAAGTTGGTGCAAGTACGACAAAGAGGTGACCCGACTGAAGCAAAATATTAACATAAGTATTCAGCAACAGCAGAGCAACATTGAGTCTGAAAAGAAGGCAATAAGAGATAAACAACTTAAAAGGGCATCTCCCCTTAATGACTTCATGAGAACTTTCCTGGAGAATCTACATTCAGACAGTCAAGACTCAAAAATGTACTTTCTCCGGTGGTTTAGCATGTATTTAGACGACCGATCTTCAAAAAATCTTTCAGGACTCTACCAGAAATACCACGATCTGTGGtcagaaataaaaaaggaaaaggaaaaaaaagataataataaagagATTATAGAAAAAAAGGAGAGACAATTAGAGAAATTATCAGGTACAATTGACATCTCAACTTTTGGTCTTGAACACATTCTAAGAGAAATTGGACAGATATATGAAGCTTCAGAAACATGTGGtagaaaaaatgaaagtttttttcaATTGCCAAAAGTTGCTGCCAATCTCATGGTCTCAGGGTATCCAATTGAGCTGATGGATGGTGATGCCGCCCATGTACCACTGAGGTGGGTTGAAGCCATTCTGGATGAGCTGATTAAAATATTGGGAGACAAAAAGCTGTATGTCCTCTCTGTATTAGGTATACAAAGTACTGGAAAATCCACTTTACTCAATGCTATGTTCGGTCTTCAGTTTGCAGTGAGTGCTGGCAGATGTACTAGAGGagcatttatgcagcttttagagGTTGACAAAGAACTCAGGCAGGAAATGAACTTTGACTATGTGCTTGTTGTAGATACTGAAGGACTGAAAGCTGTTGAGCTCTCAAAAGAAACTGCACTTAATCATGACAATGAACTGGCTACTTTTGTAATTGGCCTGGGTAACCTGACATTGATCAACTTCTTTGGGGAAAATCCTTCTGAAATGCAAGACATCCTACAGATTGCTGTACAAGCATTTTTGAGGATGAGGAAAATCAAGCTACAACCCAGTTGTGTATTTGTTCATCAAAATGTTGGAGAAATAACAGCCAAAGAGAAAAACATGGAGGGAAGGAGACGGCTCCAGGAAAAACTGGATGAAATGACATTGTGTGCTGCACAGCAAGAGCAGTGTGACGTGACATGTTTTAATGAAGTCATTAAATTTGATGTATacacacatatttattattttgccCACCTCTGGGAAGGTGACCCTCCCATGGCTCCCCCAAATCCAAGTTACAGCCAGAATGTTCAAATGCTAAGACGGATCATACTTGAATCAGGAAAACAGGAAGGCCAATGCAATATTTTGAATATCTCTACATTCAAAAGTCGATTAAATGATTTGTGGAATGCATTGCTCTATGAGAATTTTGTATTCAGCTTCAAAAATTCACTTGAAATTGCTGCATACAACAAACTGGAAGTAAAATACAGTCAGTGGACATGGAAATTAAGGGAACACATGTTGACCCTTCAAATTCAAATCCGCAACCAGATTCACAAGGATGAAATTAAGAAGGTTGAAAAGGTATCTTTAAATATGCAGTTTGAAGGAATATACAGTACAGTCCAAGGGGAAATTAAGGCATTTTTTGATGGTGAAAGGGACAGAGAGATATTAGATCAATGGAAAGCAAAGACTGAAATAAAAGTGGGTGAAGTCAAAGATGAATTGATAAAAGAGATCCTTAAAAAATCTGAAGAGCTCATCGAATCAAAAAAGAACAGTAAAACTATAAACAAACTGAGTGAGAAATATGAAGATAAAATGTTATCTGAAAGCAAGAAATTGGCCCTGTCTTTGCAGGGGAGAAATGTCACTGAAGAGGAACTGAAAGAAAAATTCAACACAATGTGGAATTCTCTGATCACTGAAGTAACCAAGGAAACATTTACTCCTAAACCGCCAGAAATCAACTGTGATTTAGAAAACGTGTTTCTCGAATGCTTTAAAAATGAACCCAATATAGCTGATACAATTAAGGATTCTTATAAATGGGAGGACTTACTACAAATATTCTCTAAATATATTGCAAGCAAGCCAAAATATCCATTCTGGAACGAAAAGCTTTCAGATGATGATCAGAAAACAATAAAACGTACAATACCAATTCTAAACAAGAGAATGGATGAATACATGGATAAAAAGCTGCGGGAAAAACTAGATTATCAGAAAGTTTACTTCCATGAGCTTCTGAATATAATAATATCTGAAATAAATATCACACTAGAAACATTTAAATTCAGGAAGGAGTTTACTTTGTACACATCACTGTTCTTGTGTCGGAAAGCAGCACACAAATTTCAGGTGATTTCTGAAGCTTTTAGAAAAGCTAATGACCCCCTTGTTTACCTTGAATGTAAGAGAAATGAATTTTGGGAAAGTTTTAAAATCTCCTGTGAGGGAAAAAAACAAATCACAACATTGGCAGATTTCCTGTGTACCAAGCTGGAAGAGGCCACCCGGCAAGGTGTCTATGAGAAATCTGCAATACACTTAGCTGAGGAGGTAAAGAGTAATAATGAAGCCTTGAATGGGAACCGATCAAAACTTGAGTTCTGTCTGCTGAGGTCACTGGCAGAGGATGAAAATTTCCAGCAGTATATAAACTATATCGATGATCCAAAATCTGCAGTCACTGACTTTATTCAAAAGTGTGTTAAACAGTATTGTGAAGACAAGAAGAACATATCAGAAATTCTAAACATTAAACTGGATGAATTTGAGAACATTATATTAAAGGCCATCAACAAATCAACTACAATAGTCACTGATAAAAAGGGTGATATCAGTGAATGGCTGGATACTTTCTGCTCTCAGCTTGGAAGTGATATGAATCTGTCAAGTCGTGATCTGAAGAGTGTGAAATATCAGAATATAACTGACATTGGGTTTTTGAAGGAGGCAATGACAAAAGCTCTGAAAACTGTGTTGAAAAAGCTCAAAGATTTATTTTCTAAATGTGATCTTACTCATCTTGTAGAAATGATTCATGAAAATCTATCTAAGCGATTTTGTGGGTGCTGGGCGAAGTGTCCGTTCTGTGGTGCTGTATGTACAAATACTTTTCCCGGGCATGATGGAGACCACAGTGTTCACTACCATCGTCCTCGTGCTTTGATAGGTTGGAAATGGAAAAACACAAATCACTTTAGTATAGAAATCTGCACCAGTCTTGTATCCAGTGATTTATGTTATGTGCTTGATAAAGACAGAAGTATTCCCTTCAAGTCAtacagagatggtggacatccttaCAATACCTGGTCTATTACTCCAGACAACTCATCGTTACTTTATTGGAAATGGGTGACTTATTTCTTCCAAGGTGACTTTAAAAACCATCACAACCTAAAATTCACAGGCCGGGGGACAATTCCATCTCAGTGGGCTTCTATAGATAAACAGGAAGCAATTGATGAActtaaaaaaaagatgtaa